In the Colwellia sp. 20A7 genome, one interval contains:
- a CDS encoding YceI family protein: MLKKYVFLLSTLLLSSNALAEWELVNDQSTINYVSVKASKVAEINSFKKLNGTIKDTGELSVDIDLGSVETNIATRNERIKAMLFEVASFSTANISAELDPKLFNDLTIGESFKSAISFNLSLHGVSQKITTNIQVVKLAKNDILAFSLNPIIINADKYNLVAGIEKLRDVANLPSISPVVPVSFSLVFKQQ; this comes from the coding sequence ATGTTAAAAAAATATGTATTTTTACTGTCTACGTTGCTTTTATCTTCAAATGCTTTAGCTGAATGGGAGCTGGTAAATGATCAATCAACCATTAACTATGTTTCTGTCAAAGCATCAAAAGTGGCAGAGATAAATAGTTTTAAAAAACTTAATGGTACAATAAAAGATACTGGTGAATTATCTGTAGATATCGACTTAGGAAGTGTTGAGACCAATATTGCTACTCGTAATGAACGTATTAAAGCAATGCTTTTTGAAGTTGCTTCATTTTCAACCGCAAATATCAGTGCCGAGTTAGATCCTAAGTTATTCAACGATCTTACTATTGGCGAGTCATTCAAAAGCGCTATTAGTTTCAATTTATCTTTACATGGTGTGTCACAAAAAATAACGACTAATATACAAGTTGTTAAATTAGCTAAAAATGACATATTAGCATTTTCATTGAATCCAATAATTATAAATGCTGATAAGTATAATTTAGTAGCGGGTATTGAAAAGTTGCGTGACGTTGCTAATCTTCCGTCAATCAGCCCTGTTGTACCGGTATCATTTAGCTTAGTATTTAAACAACAATAA
- a CDS encoding HAD-IA family hydrolase — protein MKDYKLIIFDWDGTLMNSVDRIVSSMQSAADTVGLVIPTNDEVKDIIGLSLPVVFDRLFTDITAEQVEAMSVQYKHQYLEVDTTPSPLFKNAMDLLITLKEHNKLLAVATGKGREGLKRVLSLSNTTDLFHTTRCADEMPSKPDPTMLLSILSELGISSHEAIMIGDTSYDLKMAQNAGVDSVGVTFGVHDKQILEKYSPKIVVDSLSELQALLV, from the coding sequence ATGAAAGACTATAAGTTAATTATTTTTGACTGGGATGGCACACTGATGAACTCGGTTGATCGTATTGTATCGTCAATGCAATCAGCCGCTGACACTGTTGGCTTAGTAATACCAACCAATGATGAAGTAAAAGACATTATTGGTTTAAGCCTACCTGTTGTGTTTGACCGATTATTTACTGATATAACCGCTGAACAAGTAGAAGCCATGTCAGTGCAGTACAAACATCAATATCTTGAAGTTGATACAACACCATCGCCTTTATTTAAAAATGCAATGGATTTACTTATTACACTAAAAGAACACAATAAATTATTAGCTGTTGCTACAGGGAAAGGTAGAGAGGGTTTGAAAAGAGTGTTAAGTTTGAGTAACACAACTGATCTTTTTCATACAACTCGTTGTGCTGATGAAATGCCATCAAAACCCGATCCTACAATGCTGCTTAGTATTTTATCTGAATTAGGTATATCTTCACATGAAGCTATAATGATTGGTGATACAAGCTATGATTTGAAAATGGCACAAAATGCAGGTGTTGATAGTGTCGGAGTGACTTTTGGTGTGCATGATAAGCAAATACTTGAAAAGTACTCACCTAAAATTGTTGTTGACTCTTTAAGTGAGTTACAAGCGTTGCTTGTCTAG
- a CDS encoding Maf family protein, whose amino-acid sequence MKTLVLGSTSPFRKSILEKLNLAFECAKPNVDETALVNETPQALVERLAIEKAKAVATEFPDALIIGSDQVAVCDGEILGKPHTFENGIKQLSKFSNKSVTFYTGLCVYDSASNTTTSLVEPFIVHFNELSRSEIESYLKAEQPYNCAGSFKSEGLGICLFKKLEGDDPNTLIGLPLIKLVALLKQHGLDTLAQQNPTS is encoded by the coding sequence ATGAAAACCTTAGTTTTAGGCTCTACCTCCCCTTTTCGTAAAAGTATTTTAGAAAAACTCAATTTAGCCTTTGAATGTGCTAAACCTAATGTTGATGAAACCGCGTTAGTAAATGAAACACCTCAAGCCCTGGTCGAACGTTTAGCAATTGAAAAAGCGAAGGCTGTTGCTACTGAGTTTCCTGATGCACTTATTATAGGCTCAGATCAAGTCGCTGTTTGTGATGGAGAAATTTTAGGTAAACCACATACGTTTGAAAATGGCATAAAGCAACTATCAAAATTTAGTAATAAGAGTGTCACTTTTTATACCGGTTTGTGTGTATATGATAGTGCAAGCAATACGACTACTTCATTAGTTGAACCTTTTATAGTGCATTTTAATGAATTGTCGCGCTCAGAAATAGAAAGTTATTTAAAAGCAGAACAACCCTATAACTGTGCAGGTAGTTTTAAAAGTGAAGGTTTAGGCATTTGTTTATTCAAAAAACTTGAAGGCGATGATCCCAATACCCTTATTGGCTTACCATTAATTAAGTTAGTTGCCCTACTTAAACAACATGGATTAGATACCTTAGCGCAGCAAAATCCCACCAGCTAA
- the rluC gene encoding 23S rRNA pseudouridine(955/2504/2580) synthase RluC has product MSQKPIAKKPEIKKSKGDENQTEDKPQVRYITIDGEDAGQRIDNFLLRTLKGVPKSHLYRLMRKGEIRVNKKRIKPVYKLLLDDVVRIAPIRVSEKADAVSTGLSIVANLEKQILFEDDRLIVINKPSGMAVHGGSGLSFGLIEALRSLRPDARMLELVHRLDRDTSGCLVVAKKRSALRHLHEQLRSKNVQKFYHALVKGHWPTKLTRVTEGLRKNDLKSGERVVITDNINGKESETRFKVLERYRGATLVRAFPVTGRTHQIRVHCQVSGHSIAMDAKYGHEEFDAEMKSKGLKRLFLHAASIEFTHPKTEERITIEAPLEPSLEKLLTKLVRE; this is encoded by the coding sequence ATGTCACAAAAACCAATAGCAAAGAAACCAGAGATAAAAAAATCAAAGGGTGATGAAAATCAAACTGAAGATAAACCACAAGTACGATATATAACTATTGATGGTGAAGATGCCGGTCAGCGTATTGATAACTTTCTATTAAGAACATTAAAAGGCGTTCCTAAAAGTCATTTATATCGTTTAATGCGTAAAGGCGAAATACGGGTAAATAAAAAACGTATTAAACCTGTTTATAAATTACTGCTTGATGATGTTGTTCGTATTGCGCCAATTCGCGTATCTGAAAAAGCAGACGCTGTGTCAACAGGTTTGAGTATTGTCGCTAATCTTGAAAAACAAATATTATTTGAAGACGACCGATTAATTGTTATCAATAAACCGTCAGGAATGGCTGTTCATGGTGGTAGTGGTTTAAGCTTTGGCTTAATTGAAGCGCTGAGATCTCTTCGTCCTGATGCTCGCATGCTAGAATTAGTACATCGACTTGATAGAGATACATCAGGTTGTTTAGTGGTTGCTAAAAAGCGTTCGGCATTACGTCATTTACATGAACAACTACGCAGTAAAAATGTTCAGAAATTTTATCATGCTTTAGTAAAAGGCCATTGGCCAACTAAATTAACTCGCGTAACCGAAGGATTAAGAAAAAATGATCTTAAATCGGGAGAGCGTGTGGTAATTACAGATAATATTAATGGTAAAGAATCTGAAACACGATTTAAAGTATTAGAACGTTACCGTGGTGCAACTTTAGTTCGCGCTTTTCCTGTAACAGGTCGAACACATCAAATTCGTGTACATTGTCAAGTTAGCGGTCATTCTATCGCTATGGATGCAAAGTATGGTCATGAAGAATTTGATGCTGAGATGAAAAGCAAAGGTTTAAAGCGTTTGTTTTTACATGCGGCTAGTATTGAATTTACTCACCCAAAAACTGAAGAACGTATAACAATAGAAGCGCCACTTGAGCCTAGTTTAGAAAAGTTGCTGACTAAATTAGTTCGAGAGTAA